One Engraulis encrasicolus isolate BLACKSEA-1 chromosome 5, IST_EnEncr_1.0, whole genome shotgun sequence DNA segment encodes these proteins:
- the LOC134448935 gene encoding protein asteroid homolog 1-like, with protein MGVQGLLSYIEENHHAFLKDCNFKRRELVIDGDNLCFNLYRGQHFDIKHGGDYYAFEIEIKKFFHALRSCNIEPYVVLDGGSDHTDKKLETLKRRARDRIKNGRDISLGRKHSGSVMPILLKGVFIEILSRLQVPFVQCMEEADWETAALANEWNCPVLSGDSDFFIFRLKAGFLPLSHFQWQKGASQKSIPAKKFLISNFCQHFNNMKVELVPVLAALAGNDYIKRERMCVSFNWEEYSRFNGVHGSRIDGILWWLSGFQSSKKAIKALLDSLQDPQTSGAVKAALAPCLREYQLSKSNIAQFFLNGLAPSKLPQELEIIPTWMRMPLSDGRMSAIVIEALVLQRVRVGPQVENFDLPSCNGISRPIRQVMYGLLLAGQKQRADRRPPVAHVTPGECYVEEYDREGVTLTSVWVKAACPVSGKNLHLETLNRAPKETRLQMLRDALGMTKPIPNSIAAKFHLAVYVTCYWLSRADPQPRMEHLWALLLGFVFGELSGRHKGKEGIALVWNRLNNLRTSCMVGRPDLEMAHTYSQWQACLYATYKLNRLLCLALPEPEKARLYCGPLVHQAALRLRRGMNPESLLSAGPVPLQLFRDLQDAVLDCLEPDVRDRLQKASRQNNPQDRRRTKSHSSVDDLASHFQHFEVDEEEEEEDDRGRGRRSKTDDEDDQLYGAACQIRTRHKKKRTGALDKLNKRDRVMWA; from the exons ATGGGAGTCCAAGGACTACTGTCTTACATTGAGGAAAACCACCATGCATTTCTCAAAGACTGCAATTTTAAGCGTAGGGAGTTGGTTATTGATGGAGACAATCTGTGCTTTAATCTCTATAGAGGCCAACATTTTGATATCAAGCACGGCGGGGATTACTACGCCTTTGAGATTGAGATTAAGAAGTTTTTTCATGCTTTGAGAAGCTGCAACATCGAGCCTTATGTAGTACTCGATGGAGGAAGCgaccacacagacaaaaaactggAAACACTGAAGCGACGAGCTCGAGATAGGATAAAAAATGGCAGGGACATATCTTTGGGTCGCAAGCACAGTGGCAGCGTCATGCCAATACTCCTGAAGGGTGTTTTCATTGAGATTCTCAGTCGTCTGCAGGTGCCATTTGTGCAGTGCATGGAAGAGGCCGACTGGGAAACTGCTGCTCTGGCCAATGAGTGGAACTGCCCCGTTCTATCTGGTGACAGTGACTTCTTCATCTTTCGTCTCAAAGCTGGGTTTTTACCATTATCACACTTTCAATGGCAGAAAGGCGCCAGCCAGAAGTCTATCCCTGCCAAAAAATTCCTCATCTCAAACTTCTGTCAACATTTCAACAACATGAAGGTAGAGCTCGTGCCTGTTCTCGCCGCCCTGGCAGGAAACGACTATattaagagagagaggatgtgtgtgtcatTCAACTGGGAGGAGTATTCTCGCTTCAATGGAGTCCATGGTTCTCGCATAGACGGTATCCTCTGGTGGTTGTCTGGCTTCCAAAGTTCAAAGAAAGCCATCAAAGCTCTGCTCGACTCGCTTCAAGATCCGCAGACCAGCGGTGCAGTAAAGGCCGCCCTCGCGCCATGCCTGAGAGAATACCAGCTGTCAAAGAGCAACATTGCCCAGTTCTTCCTGAACGGCCTTGCACCCAGCAAGCTGCCGCAGGAGCTGGAGATTATCCCCACCTGGATGCGGATGCCCCTGTCGGACGGGCGGATGAGTGCCATTGTCATTGAAGCGTTGGTTCTGCAGAGAGTTCGGGTAGGCCCTCAGGTTGAGAACTTTGACCTGCCCAGCTGCAACGGGATCTCCAGGCCTATTCGGCAGGTGATGTACGGCCTCCTATTGGCTGGACAGAAGCAGAGAGCTGACAGGAGGCCTCCAGTGGCCCATGTGACACCTGGAGAGTGCTATGTGGAAGAGTACGACAGGGAGGGCGTGACCCTGACAAGTGTCTGGGTGAAGGCTGCTTGTCCTGTTAGCGGAAAGAATCTACACTTGGAGACCCTGAATCGG GCACCAAAGGAGACACGACTGCAAATGCTGCGTGATGCGCTTGGCATGACCAAACCCATTCCGAACTCCATCGCCGCCAAGTTCCACCTAGCGGTGTACGTGACGTGCTATTGGCTGAGCAGGGCTGATCCCCAGCCGCGCATGGAGCACCTGTGGGCTCTACTGCTGGGCTTTGTGTTCGGAGAGCTGTCTGGCAGACACAAGGGCAAGGAAG GTATAGCTCTGGTGTGGAACCGGCTCAACAACTTGAGGACGTCCTGTATGGTTGGACGTCCTGACCTGGAGATGGCACACACGTACAGCCAATGGCAAGCCTGCCTCTACGCCACTTACAAACTCAACCGCCTGCTGTGCTTGGCCCTGCCTGAACCAGAGAAGGCTCG gCTGTACTGCGGTCCGCTGGTGCACCAGGCTGCTCTGAGACTGAGGAGGGGCATGAATCCCGAGTCGCTCCTCAGCGCCGGTCCAGTTCCCCTGCAGCTCTTCCGAGACCTGCAGGACGCCGTGTTGGACTGCCTGGAGCCCGATGTCCGAGACAGGCTGCAGAAAGCCTCACGACAAAACAACCCGCAGGACAGAAGGAGGACAAAGTCTCACAGCAGCGTAGATGACCTGGCTTCACACTTTCAACACTTTGaagtggacgaggaggaggaggaggaagatgacagAGGAAGGGGGCGCCGGAGTAAGACTGATGATGAGGACGATCAGCTTTATGGAGCTGCCTGCCAAATCCGCACCCGACACAAGAAGAAGAGGACTGGTGCATTAGATAAGCTCAACAAACGGGACAGAGTGATGTGGGCCTAA